ATTTGGCGATGGCGTCCTGCACGGCCTTGGTCACCTTGGCGGCGTCCTTGGGCGCGGGATTGGCCGTCACCACCTGGCGCGGTCGCCCGCCCTCGTGGGCGATGCTGGTGCGGCCGTCGGTCAGCCAGACCTTGGCGATGTCCTTCAGCGCCACGACCTGGCCGCCTTGGGCGCGGATCAGCAGCTCGCCCACGGCCTCGGGGTCCTGGCGAACCTCCGGCGGCGTCGTCACGGCGATGTCGAGCGCGCGGCTCTCTTGGTACACCTGGGCCGCCACCGCGCCCTGATAGGCCGTCTGAATGGCGTCCAGAACCTCGGCCGGGGCGAGGCCATAGCGAGCCAGGCTCGGCAGGTTGAGATCGACGCGGACCACGGGCGTGCTGGGCGGAATCTGGATCTTCACATCGGTCGCGCCAGGGACCTTCTCCATCACCGCGGCGATGTCGGCGGCGGTCTTGTCCAGCGTGTCGAGATCGGCGCCGTAGACGCCGACGGCCAGGGACGCGGTCTCGCCCGACAGGGACTCGCCGATGCGATCGCCTAAGAAGGTCAGCACCTCGGTCTCCAGGCCCGGATAGCTGTCGAGGACCTTGTGGATATCCTCCTGAACACGGTCCTGATCCTTGCCGGAAAGCTTGGGTTTCAGTTCGACGTGGAATTCGCTGCGCTCGGTCCCGAAGGCGTCCTCGCCGCCCGAGGCGCGGCCGATCTGCTGCTCGACACTCTGGACGCCGTCGACGGCCAGGAGGTCACGGGTGATCCCCTCCCCGTACTTGCGCATGACGCCCAGGGAGGTTCCCGGCGGACCGGCGACGCCGAGCACGAAGTGGCCTTCGCGGAAATTGGGCAGCAGCTCGGAATTGAACAGCATGAAGCCGGCGCCGGTGACCGCCGCGGCGGCGATGACCCCGATGACGGCCAGGCCCGGCCGGCCGCTGGCGCGGACCAGGACGCCCTCGTGCCAGACCTTGGCCCGCTCGAGCGCCTTCGGCTCCTCAGGAACATGGGCGTTACCCAGCAACAGCAGGGCCAGCGGCGGGGTGACGACCACGGCCACGGCCAGGGACGCGGCCGTCGCCAGGATGAAGGCCGCCGCGAGGGGCGAGAAGAACGCACCCTGCAGACCGCCCAACATCAGCACCGGCGCCAGCACCAAGGCCACCACGACCGTGGCGTAGATGACTGGCGCGCGCACCTCGAGCGAGGCGCCGAGCACGACCTCCACGGCTGGCGCTTCGCCGCGCCCGCGCAGGCGGCGGACGATGTTCTCGACATCGATGACGGCGTCGTCGACCACCACGCCCAGCGCCACGGCCAGGCCGCCCAGGGTCATGGTGTTGATGGTCCAGCCCAGGGCGTCCAGCACGATCACCGCCGTCAGCAGCGACAGCGGTATCGAGATGAACGAGACCAGCACCGCGCGCAGATTGCGCATGAACAGTAGGAGGACCAGCGCGATCAGCACCGCGCCGATCACCAGATCCTCGGTGATGCCGCCGAGCGCGGCGGAGATGAAGTTGGCCGGCCGGTGCAGGTCGGCGAACACCTTGACGCCTTGGCTGTCGAGGGCCGGCTTCAGCTCTTCCATCGCCGCCTCGACGGCGTGGGTGGCGTCGAGGGTATTGGCCCCGTACTGGCTGGACAGGCTGATCAGCACGCCAGGCTTGCCCATGATCACCGCCTCGCCGACGTCCGGCGCTGGGGCGTCGACCACGTCGGCGACGTCGCTGACACGGACCGGCGCGCCAGCGGCGGAACTCGGGATCGGAGCGGCGCCGATGTCGGCGGGAGTCAGGGCCTGGCCGCGCGCGTCGATAAGGATTCGCTGCTCAGGCGTGTCGATGAAGCCGCCGCCGCTGACGCCGGTCGCCGCCTTGACGGCCGTGACAAGGTCCGACAGCGACAGGTCGCGGGCCGCCAGGTCGTCGGGTCGGGCGCGGACTTCGAAGCGGCGGGCCTCGCCGCCATAGACCGTGGCGCGAGCCACGCCGGCGGCCGCCAGCAGGCGCGGCCGGATCGTCCACTGGACCAGATCGCGAAGTTCCATCGGCGACAAGCGCTCGGAGGTGAAGCCGATCTTCAAGAGGTCCATGGTCGAGGAGGTCAGTGGCGCGACCTTGGGCGCGGCCACGCCCGCCGGCAGGCTGCCGGCGACTTCGCCCAGCGCCTCGGCCACCACCTGGCGGGCCCGGTAAGGATCGGAGCCTTCCTTGAAGACGACACTGACCGAAGACAGGCCCTGCTGGGACTCCGAGCGCACGGTCTCGACGCCCGAGGCGCCGTTGACGGCCTGCTCGACGGGCCGAGTGACCAACTGCTCGACCTGCTGTGCGGTCAAACCGGGCGCCTCGGTCGAGATCTCGGCCTGGGCGGGGACGAACTCGGGGAAGACGTCAAACTTGGCGTGGGTGAGAACCACGCCGCCATAGATCAGCAGCAGGGCCGCGCCGAGCGCGACCAGACGCGGCCTTTCCAGGCACCAACGGACGATGGCGCTGAGCATCGGATCAGTCCTTTGCCTTGGGGGCGTTCTCGGCTGCGAAGATCGCGGCCGCGCCGGACACTGCCACCGGCTCGCCCGCCTTCGCGCCACCGGCGGCGAACAGGCCTTCGGCCTGTGGGACGACGCCGCTCAGGACCCGGCGTTCGAAGTGGGTGGAGTCCTGGCGGACATAGACGAAGACCTTGCCCTGGGCGCGCATCACCGCCGAGCGCGGGGCGAGGACGCCCGTGGTTCCCACCGGTCCGCTCAGCACCGCCGGCGCTGTGAGGCCTGCCGCCAGCCGGCTGGCGGCCGGGCCGCGCACGACTCCGATCAGGCCGCCCGATTGCAGGCGGGTGTCGGCCGTCCGCGCCGAACCGAGTAGGATCACGGCGAGATGCTCACCACCGCTGAGCTCCAGTTGGACGCTCCGGGCCCCTGCCGCACCGGCCGGCGCGTCGATCCGCACCAGGGCCGCGCGACCAGCCGCCAGATCGGCCAGCAACCGCGCCCTGGCGCCGTCGGCCATGAAGGCTGAGCCCCATTCCAGCCCAACCCGACGGCGCAGCAAGGTCAGCTTGGCGGCGTCGGCGTTCGCCTGGGCCTGGGCGGCCTGGGCGGTCTTGACGGAGATGGTGGCGTCGGCAGCCGCCAGGGCCTTGGTCCGCATCGCTTCAGCCGCCGAGGCTCGCACGGCCGCCTGAGCGGCGAGCAGGTCGCTATCGAGGGTCGCGAGCGGCACCGGGTCGAGCACGCGGGCAAAGCCGTTGATCGTCCCGGCGTAGCGCGCCGCCGCCAGCGGAGCGACCGCCACGCCCAGTCGCTTCTGAGTCGCCGCGTCCAGCTCGACACCCGCGAAGGCCTGGCCGGCAAGGGCGGTCGCCATCAGGGCCACCAAGACACTGGTTTTCGCGCCAAGCTTCATTGTCCGTCTCCTAGGGTGCGGGACGTGGTTTCGAGCAGGATGAGTTCGGCCGGGTCGAAGGGCGCGCGCAGGGCGTCCTCCAGATCGATCTCGGCCAAGGCCTGGGCCTTGCGGGCGTCGAGCAGGGTAAGCCGCGTCTCCAGCGCCAGGGCGCGCGCACCCAGGTCGTCGACGCGGTCGGCGGCGCCGGCCGCAAGGCTGCGCGCGGTCGTCGCCGCCAAGGCGTCGGCATTGGGGATGTCACGCGACTGGACTTGGTTCGCGGCGACGCGGGCCGCCGTCGTGGCCGCCTCGGCGGCGTCGACGGCCGTGAGCGCCGCGGCTTGGACGGCTTCCAGCGATCGGCCAGCTTCGGCCCGCTTGGCCTCGGCCTGAGCGATGGCCGCACGGTTCAAGTCCTGTGGCGGTAAGGTCAGGGCCAGGTTGAACGGCAGCTTGGCC
The DNA window shown above is from Caulobacter sp. FWC26 and carries:
- a CDS encoding efflux RND transporter permease subunit; translated protein: MLSAIVRWCLERPRLVALGAALLLIYGGVVLTHAKFDVFPEFVPAQAEISTEAPGLTAQQVEQLVTRPVEQAVNGASGVETVRSESQQGLSSVSVVFKEGSDPYRARQVVAEALGEVAGSLPAGVAAPKVAPLTSSTMDLLKIGFTSERLSPMELRDLVQWTIRPRLLAAAGVARATVYGGEARRFEVRARPDDLAARDLSLSDLVTAVKAATGVSGGGFIDTPEQRILIDARGQALTPADIGAAPIPSSAAGAPVRVSDVADVVDAPAPDVGEAVIMGKPGVLISLSSQYGANTLDATHAVEAAMEELKPALDSQGVKVFADLHRPANFISAALGGITEDLVIGAVLIALVLLLFMRNLRAVLVSFISIPLSLLTAVIVLDALGWTINTMTLGGLAVALGVVVDDAVIDVENIVRRLRGRGEAPAVEVVLGASLEVRAPVIYATVVVALVLAPVLMLGGLQGAFFSPLAAAFILATAASLAVAVVVTPPLALLLLGNAHVPEEPKALERAKVWHEGVLVRASGRPGLAVIGVIAAAAVTGAGFMLFNSELLPNFREGHFVLGVAGPPGTSLGVMRKYGEGITRDLLAVDGVQSVEQQIGRASGGEDAFGTERSEFHVELKPKLSGKDQDRVQEDIHKVLDSYPGLETEVLTFLGDRIGESLSGETASLAVGVYGADLDTLDKTAADIAAVMEKVPGATDVKIQIPPSTPVVRVDLNLPSLARYGLAPAEVLDAIQTAYQGAVAAQVYQESRALDIAVTTPPEVRQDPEAVGELLIRAQGGQVVALKDIAKVWLTDGRTSIAHEGGRPRQVVTANPAPKDAAKVTKAVQDAIAKSVKLPPGVYLDYAGTAEGAANAQRQLLFNVAIAVIGVVAVLLITFRSGRSVGLILASAPFALVGGVVAVALTGASLSLGSLVGFVTLFGVAARNAILLVSHLDHLVLVEGEAWSLGAIARATRERVTPILMTALVTALGVLPLAIQTGQAGREIQGPMAIVILGGLITSTIASLVVLPSLIWRFGRPPVSGAPA